TCTTAGCGTAAGATGGGAATTATGATATAGTCTAAATGACGTTTTAAAAAGTTAATCCCTAAGGTTCATTCCGATCTTCTTTTTATTGATGACGATTTCTATCCCAGAGCTTCCAAATTTCGTAAGCAAAAAATGAAATAAAAGAAAAGACTATAGTATACATCCATTCTAATCCATTCAGTGGAACATTAGAGAAAACTTGAGCAGCAGAAGGAACTATTACTGTAATCAACACAATTGCTGCCGATAATAATGCAGCTTCAATAAGATAAAGATTTGATCGGAGATTAATTTGCCAAAAATTTCTTTTTTCTGATCGAAAACTATAAGCTCGAAGCAGCTCTGAAAACGCCAGAGTAACAAAAGCCATGGTTCGGCCGGTTTCAATCCCACCGATCCTTGTACCAGCAACAAAAGCAATGATAACTGAGATAGCTATAAACACCGAATTAAAGAGGATTATTTTCATGGATTGGGGATTGAGAATTCCTTCTTTGGGATTACGAGGCCTTCTCATCATAATATCTGGTTCAGGGCTATCAACTCCTAAAGCCATAGCTGGCAATCCATCGGTTACTAAATTAATAAGTAATATTTGAACTGGGACCAGAGGACGGTGAAGACCGATTAATATCGGTATAAAAATTGCAAAGATTTCACCGATATTACAAGCCAAGAGATACATGACGAATTTCCTGATATTATCAAAAATGACTCGCCCTTCTTCAATCGCTTTAACGATAGTAGCAAAATTATCATCCATTAAAACGACATCGGCTACTTCCTTGGCAACATCGGTTCCGGTGATTCCCATGGCTACACCAATATCAGCTTTTTTCAAAGCCGGTGCATCATTTACTCCATCACCGGTCATTGCCACTACTTCCTGGTTTTTTTGAAGAGCCTCAACGATGTTTAATTTTTGTTCTGGCCAAACCCGAGCAAATACTCGAAGATGTTTGATCTTTTCCATTAAGGTCTCTTGAGAAAGCTTTTCCATTTCTTGTCCGGTGATGGCTTCGTCCCCAGATTGCACCAGTCCCAAATCTTGAGCAATGGTTCTTGCTGTAAGTAGATTATCGCCGGTGATCATAATAGTTTCAATTCCCGCACTATTGGCTTCTTCTAAAGCTTGTTTTACTTCTGGTCGAGGAGGATCTATCATACCAACTAATCCATGGAAATTCAGATCATTTTCATCTTCCTGGCTAATTTTCTTTTGATCCGGTATCTCTTTATCAGCAAAAGCCAATACGCGTAAGGCCTTCCCGGCCATTTCTTCAATGGTGTTAAGTATGAATAGTCGATCCTTTTCGCCAAGGGGAAGTATTTGACCTCCTGATTGATAAGAGTTGCAACGGGTAATTAAAATGTCAGGGGCGCCCTTCACTAAAATTTTCCTTTTCCCATTGAGTTCATGCAAAGTTGACATCATTTTCCGTTTCGAATCAAAAGGGACTTCATCTAAACGGGGAAAATCTTGTCGAATCTTCTTCACTGAATAACCATTTTTTTCTGCTAATTCGATTAATGCCAATTCAGTGGGATCACCAAAGCGTTGCACTTTGCCATTATTATTAGCTATTGAACTATCATTACAAAGAACTCCAATTTGGATGAGAGCCTCACTGGGCATAAAGATCCGTGATTGGACCTCTTCCCCTTCTTCATTCATTTGAAAAACTTCCTGAACAGTCATCTGGTTCTGTGTCAAAGTTCCGGTTTTATCAGTACAAATCACCGTAGCACTTCCCAGGGTTTCAACAGCAGGTAGTTTGCGAACGATAGCATTGTGTTGGCTCATTCGGGTGACTCCTAAGGCAAGAACAATGGTTACTATGGCTGGAAGTCCTTCTGGGATAGCGGCCACTGCTAAACTAACTGCTGTCATAAACATGTCAAAAATTTGCTCGCCTCGGATGATTCCAACCACAAAAACTACTCCACAAACAATTAAAGTTAAATATCCTAACAGCTTGCCCAAACCGGCCAATCGCTTCTGGAGGGGGGTGACAACTTCTTCTTCTTTCTCCAATAATTGGGCAATTTTTCCTATTTCCCGATTTATACCGGTTTCAGTAACTACCCCCTTGGCTCGACCATAAGCAACAATAGTTCCTGAATAGGCCATATTAAGGCGATCGGAGATGGGTAAGTTTTCAGCCATTGAATCAGTTATTTTTTCGACTGGCACTGACTCGCCAGTTAGGCTCGCTTCATCGATACGCAGATTATAGACTTCAATGAGACGTAAATCTGCCGGCACGTAATCTCCTTCGTGGAGGAGAATAACATCACCAGGAACCAATTCTTCTGAAGAAATTTTCTGTAATAATCCATCGCGAATAACTTCACACTCGGGTACCGACATCTTTTTTAAGGCATCCAGCGCCTTGCTAGCTTTTCTTTCTTGGCTAACTCCTAAAACTGCATTAATGATTAAAATAGCGATGATAACTGTGGCATCGGTGGTTTCTCCCAACAAACCTGAAATGGCAGCGGCAGCAACTAAGATGAGAATCAAGAAATCTTTAAATTGGTCGATAAACATACCTAAAATGGTTTTTCTTTTTCCGGTAGGAAGAACATTCCGTCCTTTATCAGCAAGTCTTTGTTTTGCTTCTTCTCCTTTTATGCCTTTTTCTAAGTCGGTTTCCAGTTGCTGTATGACTTCTTGAGATGAAAGGGCATGCCAGATCATTCCTTTTTGATCCACGGTAAAACCTCCTCCAATAAACCCTCGAACTTTTCTATCAAGGTTTTCTTCTCCTCAGGTTCCTCTTTTCCAAGAATTTCTTCAATAAATCCTTGCATAGCATTGTCAAAGCCGATATCATAACCCTCTTTTTGACTTTTGTACCATTTATAATCAAGAATAAAGCAAAAAATATCTCCTAAAGTTTTCCCTTGATATACATCCTCTAAACCCTTTTCTACAATACATTGAACCGCGGGAGTATAGACTGAAAGAAACCAGTTTAAAGCAGCTTCCTTTATATCAACTTTTCTTTTAAGAAATAATTCCATTTGGTGAGCATAGTCATTGATATAATTGAAAAAAGTATCATAATGACGGTGTTCAGTTAAATCGATTCCCTTTAATCCGGTTAAGTTTTCAAATTCAATTCTCTTTTTTCGAAGGGTCCGACTTTCTTTTCTTTCGCTGGGAAAAAACTCGATTACCTCAGCATCGATGAATTCTATTCCCAGTTCTTTAGCAATTGCCACTCGATGGTTTCCATCTAAAACATAATACTCGTTGCCAACTTTATAAACAATAATTGGAGGAACAACATCACCTTTTTCCATAATTTTCCTTAACCGATAGTAGCGAACATCAGGATTTTTTAGTCTAAAACCACTCAAAAGGTCTTGCACTCGACCTACACTTCCTACAATATTCTTTACCTTAATAGCGTGAATTCCTCGATAGGCTCGGTTAGATAAATTTAATTTTTTTGAGACAACTCCAAACCCTTTAACTGGTTGAGACTTTCTTGCCATAAACTCCCTCAATTCTTTCTGTTATTGATTCAAAAACCAGCTTTCACCGGGAACTATATTCTCCAATCCCAGGAAAGCGATGAAAGCATTCATTTGATCAAACATTAATATAATTCCCAAAAAAATCAGTAAAATTCCGCTAATTATTTCAATGATATGGCCTCTTTTTTGAAGCGTCCGAAGAACACTCATCATATATCCCCAACCTAAACCCAATAAAATAAAAGGTATGGCTAATCCAAGGGCATAAAAAGATAAATAAATACCTCCCTGTAATACGTTCCCTAAAGTTGATACATAGAGAAGAATCGAGCCTAAGATGGGACCAACACAAGGTGTCCATCCTAATCCGAAAGTAACCCCCAA
The Candidatus Atribacteria bacterium ADurb.Bin276 genome window above contains:
- a CDS encoding Calcium-transporting ATPase 1, whose product is MDQKGMIWHALSSQEVIQQLETDLEKGIKGEEAKQRLADKGRNVLPTGKRKTILGMFIDQFKDFLILILVAAAAISGLLGETTDATVIIAILIINAVLGVSQERKASKALDALKKMSVPECEVIRDGLLQKISSEELVPGDVILLHEGDYVPADLRLIEVYNLRIDEASLTGESVPVEKITDSMAENLPISDRLNMAYSGTIVAYGRAKGVVTETGINREIGKIAQLLEKEEEVVTPLQKRLAGLGKLLGYLTLIVCGVVFVVGIIRGEQIFDMFMTAVSLAVAAIPEGLPAIVTIVLALGVTRMSQHNAIVRKLPAVETLGSATVICTDKTGTLTQNQMTVQEVFQMNEEGEEVQSRIFMPSEALIQIGVLCNDSSIANNNGKVQRFGDPTELALIELAEKNGYSVKKIRQDFPRLDEVPFDSKRKMMSTLHELNGKRKILVKGAPDILITRCNSYQSGGQILPLGEKDRLFILNTIEEMAGKALRVLAFADKEIPDQKKISQEDENDLNFHGLVGMIDPPRPEVKQALEEANSAGIETIMITGDNLLTARTIAQDLGLVQSGDEAITGQEMEKLSQETLMEKIKHLRVFARVWPEQKLNIVEALQKNQEVVAMTGDGVNDAPALKKADIGVAMGITGTDVAKEVADVVLMDDNFATIVKAIEEGRVIFDNIRKFVMYLLACNIGEIFAIFIPILIGLHRPLVPVQILLINLVTDGLPAMALGVDSPEPDIMMRRPRNPKEGILNPQSMKIILFNSVFIAISVIIAFVAGTRIGGIETGRTMAFVTLAFSELLRAYSFRSEKRNFWQINLRSNLYLIEAALLSAAIVLITVIVPSAAQVFSNVPLNGLEWMYTIVFSFISFFAYEIWKLWDRNRHQ
- a CDS encoding ParB-like nuclease domain protein codes for the protein MARKSQPVKGFGVVSKKLNLSNRAYRGIHAIKVKNIVGSVGRVQDLLSGFRLKNPDVRYYRLRKIMEKGDVVPPIIVYKVGNEYYVLDGNHRVAIAKELGIEFIDAEVIEFFPSERKESRTLRKKRIEFENLTGLKGIDLTEHRHYDTFFNYINDYAHQMELFLKRKVDIKEAALNWFLSVYTPAVQCIVEKGLEDVYQGKTLGDIFCFILDYKWYKSQKEGYDIGFDNAMQGFIEEILGKEEPEEKKTLIEKFEGLLEEVLPWIKKE